From a region of the Pongo pygmaeus isolate AG05252 chromosome 5, NHGRI_mPonPyg2-v2.0_pri, whole genome shotgun sequence genome:
- the CDK19 gene encoding cyclin-dependent kinase 19 isoform X5 codes for MEEALEVHAVVGPFAQKPANILVMGEGPERGRVKIADMGFARLFNSPLKPLADLDPVVVTFWYRAPELLLGARHYTKAIDIWAIGCIFAELLTSEPIFHCRQEDIKTSNPFHHDQLDRIFSVMGFPADKDWEDIRKMPEYPTLQKDFRRTTYANSSLIKYMEKHKVKPDSKVFLLLQKLLTMDPTKRITSEQALQDPYFQEDPLPTLDVFAGCQIPYPKREFLNEDDPEEKGDKNQQQQQNQHQQPTAPPQQAAAPAQAPPPQQNSTQTNGTTGGAGAGVGGTGAGLQHSQDSSLNQVPPNKKPRLGPSGANSGGPVMPSDYQHSSSRLNYQSSVQGSSQSQSTLGYSSSSQQSSQYHPSHQAHRY; via the exons ctgaCATGGGTTTTGCCAGATTATTCAATTCTCCTCTAAAGCCACTAGCAGATTTGGATCCAGTAGTTGTGACATTTTGGTATCGGGCTCCAGAACTTTTGCTTGGCGCAAGGCATTATACAAAGGCCATTG ATATATGGGCAATAGGTTGTATATTTGCTGAATTGTTGACTTCGGAACCTATTTTTCACTGTCGTCAGGAAGATATAAAAACAAGCAATCCCTTTCATCATGATCAGCTGGATCGGATATTTAGTGTCATGGGTTTTCCTGcag atAAAGACTGGGAAGATATTAGAAAGATGCCAGAATATCCCACACTTCAAAAAGACTTTAGAAGAACAAC GTATGCCAACAGTAGCCTGATAAAGTACATGGAGAAACACAAGGTCAAGCCTGACAGCAAAGTGTTCCTCTTG CTTCAGAAACTCCTGACCATGGATCCAACCAAGAGAATTACCTCGGAGCAAGCTCTGCAGGATCCCTATTTTCAGGAGGACCCTTTGCCAACATTAGA tgTATTTGCCGGCTGCCAGATTCCATACCCCAAACGAGAATTCCTGAATGAAGATGATCCTGAAGAAAAAGGTGACAAG aATCAGCAACAGCAGCAGAACCAGCATCAGCAGCCCACAGCCCCTCCACAGCAGGCAGCAGCCCCTGCACAGGCGCCCCCGCCACAGCAGAACAGCACCCAGACCAATGGGACcacaggtggggctggggccggggtcGGGGGCACCGGAGCAGGGTTGCAGCACAGCCAGGACTCCAGCCTGAACCAGGTGCCTCCAAACAAGAAGCCACGGCTAGGGCCTTCAGGCGCAAACTCAGGCGGACCTGTGATGCCCTCGGATTATCAG CACTCCAGTTCTCGCCTGAATTACCAAAGCAGCGTTCAGGGATCCTCTCAGTCCCAGAGCACACTTGGCTACTCTTCCTCGTCTCAGCAGAGCTCACAGTACCACCCATCTCACCAGGCCCACCGGTACTGA